In Channa argus isolate prfri chromosome 23, Channa argus male v1.0, whole genome shotgun sequence, the following are encoded in one genomic region:
- the LOC137108366 gene encoding zinc finger C3H1 domain-containing protein-like isoform X7: MSVWSAVQNNMDPNSVNRSPAEEGELEDGEICDDEAEEFVPFRQGDGNRPGGCGAPPRTRKPHIHPHPMLPHLGHKPPGFRVRMYKHGPHGPFPPSHRQQCGPSGPDRPPSPAPPPGLGLHAEPSPRSSFWERSHGALGRFRHRGMPNGGRGAWNRGSRGQGGGKAPLGRYGPGETHGPVKVSPLRKQKPQTRTQPRKAAHSVSKTDSSVDESFEDLLSKYKQIQLELECIRKEETMALEPKASPIPDDLTDHGSSITETRPVPEPAPSAAGPEESTELETAEKKVFQAFNIKPLRQRLPTPADLDELQRRRIEQETGDAGRDGAEEEEGKRADTGGETEQKPATGAEVKMCSCCSEETDKEDRSKKTCSCLRESSTSSEDSAVSPNKLVVKVEEEELSELQLRLLALQSASKKWQQKEQQVMKKGKDRITKATQERSAGARAPTPSRQRVTTRSASSASAAPATAADRNRTRSKPLDRDRDRGKNGPRPLDRDRDRLPERDRPKQSPKPGPKAAQERGWTPGKPHVAKKVISPGSVAKQAFRKQQLRTWKLQQQHQEEEKRRQDEEERRKREDEIRRIRDLSNQDEQYNRFMKLVGGKMGSHGQPRDREHRKSTGKQGLDASGNLYQYDNYDEVAMDTDSETSSPVCLFAAVPSPTPSPFPLDDPGCFPQGPPYVTDSAQFAVDLCQPFLSTMLSGVPPPPPPLPPPPDEMEPPPKPPFADEEEEEEMLLRETCLMSMANKRVAATEEKSCSRPPSPSFPPPAAGVQQQNRGNLTTVSLNMVSQSRTNKYSRGHHTPRAPLVLPRHKSVVVSLNDSDDSDSDMDTYSSTQAVFGGLEFMIKEARRTVEAAKPKAASGCEKENNPVRTTEALPEAKRAEYRLLKEDIASREKQRMLLEHSPQSSTSPASSECVLDSAIQSAAELKLCEAEQRLSKHRELLQRDEAVLRHLLQQELKKRESLKAAEAKVAKLREQLQASEKIVSANRTLLKKLQEQVYRVEHRVSMKKSVAVRLEQELVQAQLVAGRGSKRRTDSNQSLPSKLQRVDRAPHSSERHFAELIAQKQRLQQLESEYALKIQKLKEAQAKRNKGLLSESPLRASTPPDPPIQIPPSSSPFPVPQPSLHDLTQDKLTLDSEDTTEADEHESEPATAAKGPRRRSLRQSSCSFTKPNLEQLSSTPIKDSSTKPSKSSSNSEAPAEMFGGLDVDALKVRDQQQPQLGELLQRELHNLVDNVDYLPTAQVQGLLVELDVPTSRSGSTELRPVPFGQYHSPLLLFRSYRFSPYYRTKEKLSLSSVTYSNTIDPKTCFCHFDLTGTCNDDDCRGQHMRSCTLTGNQLFQDILSYNLSLIGCSESSSDEDISVATEKYMKKLFGTNKGRMGIDQKAVLLVSKVNESKRHIPPFTTFKDQRRWRPKPSKQSCLSPEDDGEDLSAENVTARRNDDCSKTSLSVLDACVTSEDKRYFLSETDDISNLEASVLESPGDTQLWIKLAFKYLSQNETSAAECLEAALNTLSRALETNCDNPEVWSHYLSLFSRRGSREEVQEMCEMAVEHAPDYHVWWNYLNLETSFDGKDYVCDRFVQFLIPEASSEVTDKLSFQLMEALLYRVHLNLFTGRMESALAILQNALKSPHDRSIVDHLTAGDRALVWLSYIHLTEFDRLPSSLYDPAESGPSRLVSRESFLLPWRTPKDIRTPLDILISLFQDAIQHCSDESLTQSERVVACLSLHTNLIFLNRLLQRYDEGITLCESLLELCPGLCTLREALADLHVMKGHGDQAVNMWLHALAECPNNAEVFYHSCKFLMAQEKLSAIVPLFRGFILSLCEEEQSQQKPVDILRHILGFPTEGFLTGPTIKKELEEQLSQQMPYFHLIHCRWQWLHGSVDQTVEAFERALGSSLQLEELHRLWMDYLEFSSSPQTRGPGQSKLFSDLIHRCLSTVPSRLELPFNPAEFWSCYHFHNKVVSFYLSCLPQSQHALVLERLRYAMPNNTELGLRLLHQEWQDGNTEHLKFQARMLSSNSPKCLAFWNMCDISISRPSRIFLCVLPCGKIGSCLKRQRAATPSGCGGWWTGVSRWE; encoded by the exons ATGAGTGTATGGTCCGCGGTCCAAAACAACATGGATCCAAACTCTGTTAACCGATCCCCCGCAGAGGAGGGTGAGCTGGAAGACGGAGAGATCTGCGATGATGAAGCCGAGGAGTTTGTGCCGTTCCGGCAGGGGGATGGTAACAGGCCCGGCGGCTGCGGAGCTCCTCCACGGACCCGAAAACCTCACATACACCCACACCCCATGCTGCCACACCTGGGACACAAGCCGCCAGGTTTCCGCGTCCGGATGTATAAACACGGACCACACGGCCCCTTTCCACCTAGCCACCGGCAGCAGTGCGGGCCGAGTGGGCCTGACCGGCCTCCCTCACCTGCACCGCCACCGGGGCTCGGTCTTCACGCCGAGCCGAGCCCACGGTCCAGCTTCTGGGAGCGGAGCCACGGGGCCCTGGGCAGATTCAGGCACCGAGGTATGCCGAACGGTGGACGCGGGGCCTGGAACCGAGGCAGCCGCGGACAGGGAGGCGGCAAAGCTCCCCTCGGTCGTTACGGGCCCGGAGAGACTCACGGCCCCGTGAAGGTGTCTCCCTTGAGAAAAC AAAAACCTCAGACCAGGACCCAGCCCAGGAAAGCGGCTCACAGTGTTTCCAAAACTGACAGCAGTGTTGATGAGTCCTTTGAGGACTTGTTGTCCAAGTATAAGCAAATTCAGCTGGAGCTGGAGTGTATTCGCAAAGAGGAGACCATGGCTCTGGAGCCCAAAGCTTCCCCCATCCCAGATGACCTCACAGATCATGGTAGCAGTATTACAGAGACCAGACCAGTACCTGAGCCAGCTCCAAGTGCAGCAGGACCAGAGGAGAGCACTGAGTTGGAAACGGCAGAGAAGAAAGTCTTCCAAGCCTTCAACATCAAACCTCTGCGTCAGAGGCTGCCAACACCTGCAGATCTGGATGAGTTGCAGAGGAGACGCATAGAGCAGGAGACGGGAGATGCTGGGAGAGATG gtgcagaagaagaagaaggcaaaAGAGCAGACACAGGAGGAGAAACTGAACAGAAACCTGCAActggagcagaggtgaagatgTGTTCCTGCTGCAGTGAGGAAACTGACAAAGAAGACAGAAGTAAAAAGACATGTTCGTGTCTCAGGGAGTCATCAACCTCCAGCGAAGACTCTGCCGTCTCTCCAAACAAG CTGGTTgtgaaggtggaggaggaggagctgtcAGAGCTGCAGCTCCGTCTGCTTGCTCTGCAGTCGGCCAGTAAGAAGTGGCAGCAGAAGGAGCAGCAAGTGATGAAGAAGGGCAAAGACCGGATCACCAAAGCCACACAAGAGAGGAGCGCTGGGGCCAGGGCTCCCACACCCAGCAGGCAGAGAGTCACTACCAGGTCGGCGTCCTCCGCCTCTGCAGCTCCCGCtactgctgcagacaggaacagaaCCAGGTCCAAACCTCTGGATAGGGACCGGGACAGGGGCAAAAATGGGCCCAGACCTCTagacagagacagggacagacttccagagagagacagacccAAACAGAGTCCAAAACCTGGTCCCAAGGCAGCCCAAGAGAGAGGCTGGACTCCAGGAAAACCTCATGTGGCCAAGAAGGTCATCAGTCCAG GCTCAGTCGCAAAGCAGGCATTCAGGAAGCAGCAGCTGAGGACTTGGAAGCTGcaacagcagcatcaggaggaggagaaacgaCGGCAGGATGAGGAGGAACGGCGCAAACGAGAGGATGAGATACGCCGCATCAGGGACCTGTCCAACCAGGACGAGCAATACAACCGCTTTATGAAGCTGGTGGGAGGGAAGATGGGGTCACATGGTCAG CCCAGGGACCGTGAGCACAGGAAGTCTACAGGTAAACAGGGTTTGGATGCCTCAGGGAACCTCTACCAGTACGACAATTATGATGAGGTGGCCATGGACACGGACAGTGAAACCAGCTCTCCAG TATGTTTGTTTGCTGCAGTCCCGTCTCCAACTCCAAGCCCGTTTCCTTTGGACGATCCAGGATGTTTCCCTCAGGGTCCTCCGTATGTGACCGACTCTGCTCAGTTTGCAGTG gacCTTTGTCAACCCTTCCTCTCCACCATGCTGTCTGGTGTtcctcccccacctccccctctccctcctccccctgATGAGATGGAGCCTCCTCCCAAACCCCCATTcgcagatgaggaggaggaagaggagatgctGCTGAGGGAGACCTGCCTGATGTCTATGGCAAACAAGAGGGTGGCAGCCACTGAG GAGAAGAGCTGTAGCCGTCCTCCATCCCCTAgttttcctcctccagctgcaggTGTCCAGCAGCAGAACAGAGGGAACCTGACTACTGTTAGTCTGAACATGGTCTCTCAGTCCAGGACCAACAAGTACAGCAGAGGACATCATACTCCAAGAGCTCCACTGGTG CTGCCCCGACACAAGTCTGTAGTGGTTTCTCTCAACGACTCGGACGACAGTGACTCGGATATGGACACCTACAGCTCCACACAGGCTGTGTTTGGAGGACTGGAGTTCATGATCAAAGAAGCCAGGAGGACAGTTGAG GCTGCAAAGCCTAAAGCAGCATCAGggtgtgagaaagaaaacaacccaGTGAGAACTACAGAGGCTCTACCTGAAGCCAAGAGGGCTGAATACCGTCTGCTCAAAGAGGACATCGCCAG cagagagaagcagaggatGCTGCTGGAACACAGTCCTCAGAGCTCCACCTCGCCTGCCAGCTCTGAGTGTGTGCTGGATTCAGCCATACAATCAGCTGCAGAGCTGAAGTTGTGTgaagcagagcagagactcAGTAAACACAG AGAGCTGCTGCAGAGAGATGAGGCAGTTCTCAGACACCTGCTCCAACAGGAGCTGAAGAAGAGGGAGTCTCTGAAGGCTGCCGAGGCTAAAGTGGCCAAACTGAGAGAGCAGCTGCAGGCATCAGAGAAAATCGTCAGTGCCAACAGGACGCTGCTCAAGAAACTTCAGGAACAG gtgtatCGTGTTGAACATCGAGTGTCCATGAAGAAGAGTGTGGCTGTGAGGTTGGAGCAGGAGCTGGTTCAGGCTCAGCTGGTTGCTGGAAGAGGTTCCAAACGCAGGACAGACTCCAACCAGAGCCTG CCTAGTAAGCTGCAGCGTGTAGACAGAGCTCCCCACAGCTCGGAGCGTCACTTTGCAGAGCTGATCGCTCAGAAACAGCGGCTGCAACAACTGGAATCGGAGTACGCCCTCAAGATCCAGAAGCTAAAGGAGGCCCAGGCCAAGAGAAACAAGGGGCTACTGTCAGAGTCGCCGCTACGAGCTTCCACCCCCCCAGACCCTCCAATCCAGATTCCGCCCTCATCCAGTCCCTTCCCTGTACCTCAGCCCTCGCTGCATGACCTCACCCAGGACAAACTCACCCTGGACAGCGAAGATACCACCGAGGCTGATGAACATGAATCCGAACCTGCTACTGCAGCTAAAGGTCCCCGCAGACGCTCCCTCCGTCAGTCCAGCTGCTCCTTCACCAAACCTAACTTGGAGCAGCTGAGTTCTACCCCCATTAAGGACAGCAGCACCAAGCCCAGCAAGAGTTCATCTAACTCAGAGGCTCCTGCTGAAATGTTTGGTGGGCTGGATGTAGATGCTCTGAAGGTGAGGGAccagcagcagccacagctTGGAGAGCTGCTTCAGAGGGAGCTGCACAACCTAGTAGACAATGTAGACTACCTCCCAACTGCACAG GTGCAGGGTCTCTTAGTGGAGCTGGATGTGCCAACAAGTCGGTCTGGGAGCACCGAGCTGAGGCCAGTTCCTTTTGGACAGTATCACAGCCCTCTGCTTCTCTTCAGATCCTACAG GTTCAGTCCATATTACAGGACTAAGGAGAAGCTGTCTCTGAGCTCTGTGACCTACAGCAACACCATCGACCCAAAGACGTGTTTCTGCCACTTTGATCTCACGGGAACCTGCAACGATGATGACTGCAGAGG GCAGCACATGAGAAGCTGCACTTTGACTGGAAACCAGCTTTTTCAGGACATTTTGTCCTACAATCTGTCTCTGATCGGTTGTTCCGAGAGCAGCTCGGATGAGGACATCAGTGTCGCCACAG AGAAGTATATGAAGAAGCTCTTTGGCACCAACAAAGGCCGGATGGGAATTGATCAGAAGGCGGTCCTCCTTGTCAGCAAAGTTAATGAAAGCAAACGACACA TCCCTCCATTTACCACCTTTAAGGACCAGAGAAGGTGGAGGCCAAAGCCGTCAAAGCAGAGCTGCCTCAGCCCCGAGGACGATGGTGAGGATTTGTCTGCTGAAAACGTCACAGCTAGGAGAAATG ATGACTGCTCTAAGACCAGCCTGTCTGTTCTGGATGCATGCGTCACATCAGAGGACAAACGTTATTTTTTGAGTGAGACAGACGACATCTCAAATCTTGAGGCAAGCGTCCTGGAGAGTCCTGGAGACACTCAGCTGTGGATAAAATTGGCTTTCAAATACCTCAGTCAGAACGAAAC GTCTGCAGCAGAGTGCCTGGAAGCCGCCTTGAACACACTGTCACGTGCTCTGGAGACTAACTGTGACAACCCAGAGGTATGGAGCCACTACCTGTCTCTGTTCTCCAGACGAGGCAGCAGGGAGGAGGTGCAGGAGATGTGTGAGATGGCTGTGGAGCACGCTCCCGACTACCACGTGTGGTGGAAC TATTTGAACTTGGAGACCTCATTCGATGGAAAGGACTATGTGTGTGATCGTTTTGTGCAGTTCCTCATCCCTGAGGCTTCGTCAGAAGTCACAGACAAACTGTCCTTCCAGCTGATGGAGGCTCTGCTCTACAGAGTCCACCTCAACCTGTTTACAGGCAGGATGGAGAGTGCACTGGCCATTTTACAG AATGCCTTGAAATCTCCCCATGACAGGAGCATCGTGGACCACCTAACAGCTGGTGACCGGGCATTGGTCTGGCTCTCCTACATCCACCTGACAGAGTTTGACCGGCTGCCATCAAGTCTGTATGACCCGGCAGAGTCCGGTCCATCCAGACTGGTGAGCAGAGAGTCCTTCCTGCTGCCGTGGAGGACGCCAAAGGACATCCGCACGCCACTCGACATACTTATTTCCCTCTTCCAGG ACGCCATCCAGCACTGCAGCGACGAGTCTCTGACTCAGAGTGAAAGGGTGGTGGCCTGTTTGTCTCTTCACACCAACCTCATCTTCCTCAACAGGTTGCTGCAGAG GTACGATGAGGGCATCACTCTGTGTGAGTCTCTGCTGGAGCTCTGTCCTGGGTTGTGCACGCTGCGAGAAGCTCTGGCTGACCTTCACGTCATGAAAGGGCACGGTGATCAAGCGGTAAACATGTGGCTTCACGCTTTGGCTGAGTGTCCCAACAATGCAGAGGTCTTCTATCATTCCTGCAAGTTCCTCATGGCTCAG GAGAAGTTGAGCGCCATTGTTCCTCTGTTCCGAGGATTTATCCTCTCGCTCTGTGAGGAGGAGCAGAGTCAGCAGAAACCTGTGGACATCCTGCG ACACATTCTTGGTTTCCCAACAGAGGGATTCCTAACAGGTCCCACCATCAAGAAGGAGCTGGAAGAACAGCTCAGTCAGCAGATGCCATACTTCCACCTGATTCACTG